The proteins below are encoded in one region of Prevotella melaninogenica ATCC 25845:
- a CDS encoding YiiX/YebB-like N1pC/P60 family cysteine hydrolase → MKLNKILSNLILLLLILLVSCSTDSFQDEDISLRNLHEGDLMFVVKETSNPITDATQGINGLKIDHVAIFHHTDSADYALEAYGKAVSLTPLTNFLNRTKGKEGKPLIAVGRVIVDCDMNTSMKRALSYLGRPYDRFYMPDDKEIYCSELIQKSFVDHHGLPIFSTIPMSFHDNNGKILDAWTQFYAFYHHEVPEGEPGTNPGQLSRDKAVKVNYKLEK, encoded by the coding sequence ATGAAACTTAATAAAATCCTATCAAACCTCATCTTATTACTCCTTATTCTCTTAGTCAGCTGCTCTACAGACTCCTTCCAAGATGAGGACATATCGTTACGTAACTTGCACGAAGGCGACCTCATGTTCGTTGTGAAGGAGACAAGCAACCCTATCACAGATGCGACGCAAGGTATTAATGGACTAAAGATTGACCACGTGGCAATCTTCCATCATACAGATAGTGCCGATTATGCTTTAGAAGCTTACGGCAAAGCGGTGTCACTTACGCCTCTTACCAACTTCCTCAATCGTACCAAAGGAAAAGAAGGAAAGCCACTCATTGCAGTAGGTAGAGTCATCGTCGACTGTGACATGAATACTTCTATGAAGCGAGCATTAAGCTACCTCGGTCGACCATACGATCGTTTCTACATGCCTGATGACAAAGAAATCTATTGTAGCGAATTGATTCAGAAATCATTTGTCGACCACCATGGTCTTCCTATTTTTTCAACAATCCCAATGTCTTTCCACGATAACAACGGAAAAATCTTAGATGCGTGGACTCAATTCTATGCCTTCTATCATCATGAAGTACCAGAAGGAGAACCCGGAACCAACCCAGGACAACTGTCTCGTGACAAAGCCGTAAAGGTTAATTACAAATTAGAAAAATAA
- a CDS encoding S1 RNA-binding domain-containing protein, giving the protein MSKIKLGAYNTLTVLKIALREGNGDPFGIYLDGGPAGEILMPQKYVPEGTEIGDELEVFVYLDQDERPIATTEEPLAQVGDFAYLECSWVNEYGAFLSWGVMKDLFCPFREQKKRMTIGNSYIVYIHLDEESYRLVASAKVEHYLDEQPRGYKHGQEVDLLIWQKTDLGFKVIVDNKYPGLIYEDQVFQYVHTGDRLKGYISTVRRDGKIDCTLQPTGQQHAEGFAEVLLQYLKDNDGVCDLGDKSEAEDIKRRFQVSKKVYKRAVGDLYKRHLITVDPLSIRLVK; this is encoded by the coding sequence ATGTCTAAAATAAAGCTTGGAGCATACAATACGCTCACAGTACTGAAGATTGCCTTACGTGAAGGCAATGGTGATCCATTCGGAATCTACCTTGATGGTGGACCGGCTGGTGAGATACTCATGCCTCAAAAATATGTGCCAGAGGGAACTGAGATTGGGGATGAACTGGAAGTATTCGTTTATCTTGATCAGGATGAACGCCCGATTGCTACTACTGAAGAACCTTTGGCGCAGGTAGGCGACTTCGCTTACTTGGAGTGTTCATGGGTAAATGAGTATGGTGCATTCCTCTCTTGGGGTGTGATGAAAGACCTCTTCTGTCCTTTCCGTGAACAGAAGAAGCGTATGACTATTGGCAATAGCTATATTGTTTATATTCATCTTGATGAAGAGAGCTATCGCCTTGTGGCATCTGCAAAGGTTGAGCATTATCTTGATGAACAGCCGCGAGGTTATAAGCATGGACAGGAAGTTGACTTGTTGATATGGCAGAAGACCGACCTTGGCTTCAAAGTTATTGTCGATAATAAGTATCCAGGCCTTATCTATGAGGATCAGGTGTTCCAATATGTTCATACTGGTGATCGCTTAAAGGGTTATATCTCAACGGTTCGTCGTGATGGTAAGATTGATTGTACACTTCAACCAACAGGTCAACAGCATGCGGAAGGCTTTGCAGAGGTCCTGCTTCAATATCTGAAAGATAACGATGGAGTATGTGATCTTGGTGATAAGAGTGAAGCAGAGGATATTAAACGCCGTTTTCAGGTATCAAAGAAGGTGTATAAACGAGCTGTTGGAGACCTCTATAAACGCCATTTGATTACGGTTGACCCCCTGTCAATACGTTTAGTAAAGTAG
- a CDS encoding TetR/AcrR family transcriptional regulator: MKNREQTESRILEAVASIVESEGFEKLGINTIASKANVSKMLIYRYFGGLEELIAQFIMQKDYWANTGTVIINPQSVGDSIKNMFRKQIEQLRNDVTLRRLCRWELSCNNTSIEQLRDKREENGCSLIKLVSTLTGCSNTEVASLASILSAAISYLALIEDQCLSYNGISLQTDKGWNEIMKGVGMIVDLWIKSIQE, encoded by the coding sequence ATGAAGAATCGAGAACAAACAGAAAGTAGAATACTCGAAGCTGTCGCAAGTATCGTAGAAAGCGAAGGATTCGAGAAGCTTGGTATCAATACAATAGCTTCAAAAGCTAATGTTTCGAAGATGCTGATATATAGGTATTTTGGTGGACTTGAAGAGTTAATTGCACAGTTTATAATGCAGAAGGATTATTGGGCTAATACAGGTACTGTTATTATCAATCCTCAATCTGTAGGAGACAGTATAAAGAATATGTTCCGTAAGCAGATCGAGCAATTACGAAACGATGTAACTCTACGACGTTTGTGTAGGTGGGAACTGTCCTGTAACAACACAAGCATTGAGCAGCTTAGAGATAAACGTGAAGAAAATGGATGTAGTCTAATCAAACTGGTAAGTACATTAACAGGTTGTTCTAATACAGAGGTTGCCTCTTTAGCCAGTATACTCTCGGCTGCTATCAGCTATTTAGCTTTGATTGAAGACCAATGTTTGTCATATAACGGTATTTCTTTGCAAACTGATAAGGGCTGGAATGAGATAATGAAAGGGGTAGGAATGATAGTTGACTTATGGATAAAAAGTATTCAAGAATGA
- a CDS encoding ThiF family adenylyltransferase: MQNQFSRTQLLLGKPAIDTLNGSRVAVFGVGGVGGYAVEVLARSGVGAIDVIDDDRVCLTNVNRQLLATTRTVGKHKVDVAEERIHSINPRCIVRKYQTFYLPDNADQFDFSHYDYVIDCIDTVTAKLDLIYRCHEMNIPLLSCMGAAYKLDATQFRVTDIFKTINDPLAKVIRKKLRKTKIKHLKVVYSPEEPLESIEQPEISCRFHCICPDKDMRKCTDRHTIPSSNAWVPAAAGLIAGGEAVKDLVNLANTMRIRPEDEATSEPARIAHERAAKMLEEHKRLKAEKAAADK; encoded by the coding sequence ATGCAGAATCAATTTTCAAGAACCCAACTTCTTCTTGGTAAGCCCGCTATCGACACGCTTAATGGTAGTCGTGTCGCTGTCTTCGGTGTTGGAGGTGTTGGTGGATATGCAGTAGAAGTATTGGCACGTAGTGGCGTGGGAGCTATTGATGTTATTGATGACGACCGTGTCTGTCTAACGAATGTCAATCGACAACTCCTTGCTACCACTCGAACAGTGGGAAAGCATAAAGTAGATGTCGCTGAAGAGCGCATTCACTCAATCAATCCACGATGTATCGTGCGGAAATATCAGACATTCTATTTGCCTGATAATGCTGATCAGTTCGACTTCTCTCATTATGATTATGTCATTGATTGTATTGATACTGTAACAGCTAAGCTTGATCTTATCTATCGTTGTCATGAAATGAATATCCCATTGCTTTCTTGTATGGGTGCTGCTTATAAACTTGATGCCACACAGTTCCGTGTGACTGACATCTTCAAGACTATCAACGATCCATTGGCAAAGGTGATTCGTAAGAAACTTCGTAAGACGAAGATAAAGCATCTTAAGGTAGTATACAGTCCTGAAGAACCGCTTGAGAGTATCGAACAACCAGAAATATCTTGTCGTTTTCATTGTATCTGTCCCGATAAGGATATGCGTAAGTGTACTGACCGTCATACTATTCCAAGTTCTAATGCGTGGGTACCAGCTGCGGCTGGACTTATTGCAGGTGGAGAAGCTGTGAAAGATCTTGTTAATCTTGCCAACACTATGCGTATCCGTCCTGAAGATGAGGCTACAAGCGAGCCTGCTCGTATCGCCCATGAGCGTGCTGCAAAGATGCTGGAAGAGCATAAACGCCTTAAGGCTGAGAAGGCTGCAGCAGATAAGTAA
- a CDS encoding Acg family FMN-binding oxidoreductase, which yields MRKVIIVFVIFMGFMDNIMAQNPDYLFMIENACKAPSGHNTQPWLFKIRESEIDIYPDLSKELPVVDPSHRELFVSLGCATENLCIAAQEKEYQTEVKVIKDSFIRVLLTKDKKKQFESSLFSQIAVRQTNRSVYDGKEIPKDSINLLKATSNDPSISIYFYKRGTVDYEKVANMVYAGNSLQMNNEAFKSELTKWMRYNKKYQNNTRDGLSYATFGAPNVPLFLAKFIMSKAINAKTQNKGDRKKIASASHFVLFTTKDNTVEQWVALGRTLERILLRSTQMGIANAYLNQPNEENDITKEMVKQLQISNEYPTILIRLGYGKKMPYSLRRDYRSCILPAD from the coding sequence ATGAGAAAAGTAATTATTGTATTTGTTATTTTTATGGGATTTATGGATAATATAATGGCACAGAATCCAGACTATCTGTTTATGATTGAGAATGCTTGCAAGGCTCCTTCTGGGCATAACACACAGCCTTGGTTGTTTAAAATCAGAGAGTCAGAAATTGATATATACCCTGATTTGTCAAAAGAGTTACCTGTCGTCGACCCAAGTCATCGAGAGTTATTTGTTAGCTTAGGCTGCGCGACAGAGAATCTTTGTATTGCTGCTCAGGAAAAGGAATATCAGACCGAAGTTAAAGTTATTAAGGACTCCTTTATTCGAGTTCTACTTACAAAAGATAAGAAAAAGCAATTTGAATCTTCATTGTTCTCTCAAATCGCAGTAAGACAAACAAATAGAAGTGTTTATGATGGAAAAGAAATTCCTAAAGATAGCATTAATCTACTTAAAGCCACTTCTAATGACCCCTCTATTTCTATTTATTTTTACAAAAGGGGAACTGTTGATTATGAAAAGGTTGCTAATATGGTTTATGCTGGTAATAGCTTACAAATGAATAATGAAGCTTTTAAATCAGAGCTGACAAAGTGGATGCGTTATAATAAGAAATATCAGAATAATACAAGAGATGGATTGAGTTATGCTACTTTTGGTGCACCAAATGTTCCTCTATTCTTGGCAAAATTTATCATGTCAAAGGCTATCAACGCGAAAACGCAGAATAAAGGTGATCGGAAAAAGATAGCTTCAGCATCTCATTTTGTACTTTTTACAACAAAAGATAATACAGTTGAACAGTGGGTTGCACTTGGCAGAACCTTGGAACGGATATTACTGCGTTCAACGCAGATGGGTATTGCAAATGCTTATCTCAATCAGCCTAATGAGGAAAATGATATTACAAAAGAAATGGTAAAGCAACTTCAAATCTCTAACGAATACCCGACTATTCTTATAAGGTTAGGCTATGGAAAGAAAATGCCTTATTCGCTAAGACGCGATTATAGGTCATGTATTCTTCCTGCAGATTAA
- the asnS gene encoding asparagine--tRNA ligase, whose amino-acid sequence MKRTKIVDALACTDFGKDINVKGWVRSHRSSKAVDFIALNDGSTIKNIQVVVDPSTIDEDKLKSITTGACISVIGTLVESQGAGQTSEIQCKEIEIYGLCPSDYPMQKKGQSFEYMRKYGHMRLRTNTFGAVFRIRHNMAIAIHQYFHEHGFYYFHTPLITGSDAEGAGNMFQVTTLDLDRVAKGGEVDYSADFFGKRTNLTVSGQLEGELGATALGAIYTFGPTFRAENSNTPRHLAEFWMVEPEVAFIDKDELMDLEEDFIKYCVRWALENCKDDLEFLNKMIDKELIARLEGVLKEDFARLTYTEGFEILQKAAADGVKFEFPITHWGMDLSSEHERYLVEEHFKRPVIMTDYPSEIKSFYMKKNEDGKTMQGTDVLFPRIGEIIGGSVREESYEKLVEEIESRGMKRDIYDWYLDTRKYGTCPHGGFGLGFERLILFVTGMQNIRDVIPFARTPKNAEF is encoded by the coding sequence ATGAAAAGAACAAAAATCGTCGATGCACTTGCTTGCACCGATTTTGGTAAGGATATCAACGTAAAGGGTTGGGTTCGTTCTCATAGAAGCAGCAAGGCTGTTGACTTCATCGCCTTGAATGATGGTTCTACGATTAAGAACATCCAGGTTGTAGTTGACCCTTCGACTATCGACGAAGACAAGCTGAAGAGCATCACAACGGGTGCTTGTATCAGCGTTATTGGTACGCTCGTAGAGAGTCAGGGTGCTGGTCAGACCTCAGAGATTCAGTGCAAGGAGATTGAAATCTACGGTCTCTGCCCAAGCGACTACCCTATGCAGAAGAAGGGACAGAGTTTTGAGTACATGCGCAAGTATGGTCACATGCGTCTTCGTACCAACACCTTCGGTGCTGTGTTCCGTATTCGTCACAACATGGCAATCGCTATCCATCAGTATTTCCATGAGCATGGTTTCTATTATTTCCATACTCCACTGATTACAGGTAGTGATGCTGAGGGTGCTGGTAATATGTTCCAGGTGACTACACTCGACCTTGACCGCGTTGCAAAGGGTGGCGAGGTTGATTATAGTGCTGACTTCTTCGGTAAGCGTACTAACCTTACTGTGTCAGGACAGTTAGAAGGTGAGTTAGGTGCTACTGCACTCGGTGCTATCTACACCTTCGGTCCTACCTTCCGTGCTGAGAATTCAAATACTCCACGCCACTTGGCTGAGTTCTGGATGGTTGAGCCTGAAGTTGCCTTCATCGACAAGGACGAACTGATGGATCTTGAGGAAGACTTCATCAAGTACTGTGTTCGTTGGGCTTTGGAGAACTGTAAGGACGACCTTGAGTTCCTCAATAAGATGATTGATAAGGAGCTTATCGCTCGCTTGGAGGGTGTATTGAAGGAAGACTTCGCTCGTCTTACTTACACAGAAGGTTTCGAGATTCTTCAGAAAGCTGCTGCTGACGGTGTGAAGTTTGAGTTCCCTATCACTCACTGGGGTATGGACCTCAGCAGTGAGCACGAGCGTTACCTCGTTGAGGAACACTTCAAGCGTCCTGTAATCATGACCGATTATCCAAGTGAAATCAAGTCATTCTATATGAAGAAGAATGAGGACGGCAAGACAATGCAGGGAACTGACGTACTCTTCCCACGTATCGGTGAGATTATCGGTGGTTCAGTTCGTGAGGAAAGCTACGAGAAGCTGGTTGAAGAGATTGAAAGCCGCGGTATGAAGCGTGACATTTACGACTGGTACCTTGATACCCGTAAGTACGGAACCTGCCCACATGGTGGTTTCGGTCTCGGTTTCGAGCGTCTCATCCTCTTCGTTACTGGTATGCAAAACATCCGTGACGTAATCCCATTCGCACGTACTCCTAAGAACGCAGAGTTCTAA